In Primulina eburnea isolate SZY01 chromosome 5, ASM2296580v1, whole genome shotgun sequence, a single window of DNA contains:
- the LOC140831759 gene encoding (+)-neomenthol dehydrogenase-like isoform X2, producing MSDEETTTIFVASSLPTTARWWSKETVAIVTGANKGIGFGLVKRLAELGLTVVLTARDGGRGLEAVRALKGEGLDVHFFCLDVSNPNSIKTFASWFQHTFGVLDILINNAAVSFNDLQENSVKHAEAVIRTNFYGPKLLTEALFPLFRCSPVGSRVLNISSRLGLLNKLENPKLKEILKDEENLSENQIEGMLNLFLQSVKNGTWKSCGWPQHWTDYSVSKLALNSYSKILAKRYKGNDLSVNCFCPGFTQTSMTGGKGMHTADAVADVGAWLALLPMEKLQTGKFYVLGSHNRSNHSKL from the exons ATGTCTGACGAAGAAACCACCACAATATTTGTTGCTTCTTCTCTTCCCACAACAGCAAG GTGGTGGTCAAAGGAGACGGTGGCGATAGTTACTGGAGCAAACAAGGGTATTGGCTTTGGGCTCGTCAAACGGCTAGCGGAATTAGGGCTAACGGTGGTTCTAACAGCCAGAGATGGTGGAAGGGGTCTTGAAGCTGTTCGAGCACTTAAGGGTGAAGGCCTTGATGTTCATTTCTTTTGCCTTGATGTTTCCAACCCTAATTCTATAAAAACATTTGCTTCATGGTTCCAACACACTTTTGGAGTTTTGGATATACTT ATCAACAATGCTGCTGTATCTTTCAACGATCTGCAAGAGAACTCGGTGAAACATGCCGAGGCAGTGATCAGAACTAATTTCTACGGACCAAAATTACTGACGGAGGCGCTCTTTCCTTTGTTCCGCTGCTCACCTGTTGGCTCCAGAGTTCTCAACATTAGCTCGAGGCTTGGATTGCTAAAC AAGCTAGAAAACCCCAAACTCAAAGAGATACTCAAAGATGAGGAGAATCTATCAGAAAACCAAATTGAGGGTATGCTTAATTTATTTCTGCAAAGTGTGAAAAATGGAACATGGAAAAGTTGCGGATGGCCTCAACATTGGACTGATTATTCAGTCTCAAAATTGGCTCTAAATTCATATTCTAAAATTTTGGCCAAACGATATAAAGGGAATGACTTAAGTGTTAACTGCTTCTGCCCCGGATTTACTCAAACATCCATGACTGGTGGCAAGGGAATGCACACAGCCGATGCCGTGGCGGACGTCGGTGCATGGCTTGCTTTACTTCCGATGGAGAAGCTGCAGACCGGGAAGTTTTACGTACTGGGGTCTCATAACCGTAGTAATCATTCAAAGTTGTAA
- the LOC140831759 gene encoding (+)-neomenthol dehydrogenase-like isoform X1, with protein MSDEETTTIFVASSLPTTASRWWSKETVAIVTGANKGIGFGLVKRLAELGLTVVLTARDGGRGLEAVRALKGEGLDVHFFCLDVSNPNSIKTFASWFQHTFGVLDILINNAAVSFNDLQENSVKHAEAVIRTNFYGPKLLTEALFPLFRCSPVGSRVLNISSRLGLLNKLENPKLKEILKDEENLSENQIEGMLNLFLQSVKNGTWKSCGWPQHWTDYSVSKLALNSYSKILAKRYKGNDLSVNCFCPGFTQTSMTGGKGMHTADAVADVGAWLALLPMEKLQTGKFYVLGSHNRSNHSKL; from the exons ATGTCTGACGAAGAAACCACCACAATATTTGTTGCTTCTTCTCTTCCCACAACAGCAAG CAGGTGGTGGTCAAAGGAGACGGTGGCGATAGTTACTGGAGCAAACAAGGGTATTGGCTTTGGGCTCGTCAAACGGCTAGCGGAATTAGGGCTAACGGTGGTTCTAACAGCCAGAGATGGTGGAAGGGGTCTTGAAGCTGTTCGAGCACTTAAGGGTGAAGGCCTTGATGTTCATTTCTTTTGCCTTGATGTTTCCAACCCTAATTCTATAAAAACATTTGCTTCATGGTTCCAACACACTTTTGGAGTTTTGGATATACTT ATCAACAATGCTGCTGTATCTTTCAACGATCTGCAAGAGAACTCGGTGAAACATGCCGAGGCAGTGATCAGAACTAATTTCTACGGACCAAAATTACTGACGGAGGCGCTCTTTCCTTTGTTCCGCTGCTCACCTGTTGGCTCCAGAGTTCTCAACATTAGCTCGAGGCTTGGATTGCTAAAC AAGCTAGAAAACCCCAAACTCAAAGAGATACTCAAAGATGAGGAGAATCTATCAGAAAACCAAATTGAGGGTATGCTTAATTTATTTCTGCAAAGTGTGAAAAATGGAACATGGAAAAGTTGCGGATGGCCTCAACATTGGACTGATTATTCAGTCTCAAAATTGGCTCTAAATTCATATTCTAAAATTTTGGCCAAACGATATAAAGGGAATGACTTAAGTGTTAACTGCTTCTGCCCCGGATTTACTCAAACATCCATGACTGGTGGCAAGGGAATGCACACAGCCGATGCCGTGGCGGACGTCGGTGCATGGCTTGCTTTACTTCCGATGGAGAAGCTGCAGACCGGGAAGTTTTACGTACTGGGGTCTCATAACCGTAGTAATCATTCAAAGTTGTAA